The following proteins are encoded in a genomic region of Colletotrichum higginsianum IMI 349063 chromosome 9, whole genome shotgun sequence:
- a CDS encoding A/G-specific adenine glycosylase, with translation MCIQWIAPANCAIAVHGTPRDGCRGTHVVVTRREVCALADERCVCFFGSCGDMVTLSPQGQGTVDAPCEACGVDLDPEQMMLLKVFDEAFATEWVIAFGESHYEKCTEGMWRGRWEADAREGVDESSSARLE, from the coding sequence ATGTGCATCCAGTGGATCGCCCCGGCCAACTGTGCCATCGCCGTCCACGGCACGCCGCGGGACGGGTGCAGGGGCACGCACGTCGTCGTGACGCGGCGCGAGGTGtgcgccctcgccgacgagcggTGCGTGTGCTTCTTCGGCTCCTGCGGGGACATGGTCACGCTGTCGCCGCAGGGCCAGGGCACCGTCGACGCGCCGTGCGAGGCGTGCGGCGTCGACCTGGACCCGGAGCAGATGATGCTGCTCAAGGTGTTTGACGAGGCCTTCGCGACCGAGTGGGTCATCGCCTTTGGCGAGAGCCATTACGAAAAGTGCACCGAGGGCATGTGGAGGGGTCGGTGGGAGGCGGACGCGAGGGAGGGAGTGGACGAGTCATCGTCGGCCCGTCTTGAGTGA
- a CDS encoding A/G-specific adenine glycosylase, whose protein sequence is MSASSKFDILAVLLTMAAFSSTALASNSNVGNQCAWNPSGPLGLLGQCRAAYNPTTASRASNWGPWTQRPVCVGPKANRGPAYCAFVKEDFRGEAGLLVLTSPEIAAGDDSFVEDFDPRWTGDTGRRPRPAASDAPPFEVREIPGKGLGAVATAAIRAGDVVLREHPALLQLAEPAEALDRTQAIWVLEEGFVRLPRRDQQRIFDLSRSTGGHVLEDIVRTNTFGATFNDVAHFGLFPRVAVGGKGGAAPVAALSIPAESVVAPQDRDWSAITRYSPRTLELEVVAYKNIQPGEEVSISYSMLNMLSDDRKRTLQEWGFNCTCALCGSPAADIAASDARRARLQQILARLTDETATGPSSAAAIGELTAEMDGVVEREGLAAQAGEFYGMVARAYARAGEAGAGARYARMAVEGMERFAGYDDERTAAARGLLGELGKVGGA, encoded by the exons ATGTCGGCCTCTTCCAAGTTTGATATCTTGGCCGTTCTCCTGACGatggccgccttctcctcgacagCACTCGCCAGCAATAGCAACGTAGGCAACCAGTGTGCCTGGAATCCCTCCGGGccgctcggcctcctcggacAATGCCGCGCGGCATACAATCCAACAACGGCATCCAGGGCCTCCAACTGGGGTCCTTGGACGCAGCGTCCCGTGTGCGTCGGCCCAAAAGCGAACAGGGGCCCGGCCTACTGCGCCTTTGTCAAGGAGGACTTccgcggcgaggcgggcctCCTCGTGCTCACCAGCCCGGAGAtcgcggccggcgacgacagctTCGTCGAGGACTTTGATCCGCGGTGGACCGGAGACACCGGACGACGACCCCGGCCCGCCGCGTCCGACGCGCCGCCGTTCGAGGTCAGGGAGATCCCGGGCAAGGGCCTGGGCGCCGTGGCCACCGCGGCGATCCGCGCGGGCGACGTCGTGCTGAGGGAGCACCCGGCGCTCCTGCAGCTGGCcgagccggccgaggcgctcgacCGGACGCAGGCGATCTGGGTGCTGGAGGAGGGCTTCGTGCGGCTGCCGAGGCGCGACCAGCAGCGGATCTTCGACCTCTCGCGGAGCACGGGCGGACACGTGCTCGAGGACATTGTGCGGACCAACACCTTCGGCGCGACGTTCAACGACGTCGCGCACTTTGGGCTGTTCCCGAGAGTCGCGGTAGGTGGGAAAGGAGGGGCGGCGCCTGTTGCGGCGT TGAGTATCCCGGCAGAGTCTGTTGTTGCCCCTCAAGACAGAGACTGGAG CGCCATCACTCGATACTCTCCCCGGACGCTGGAGTTGGAAGTCGTGGCCTACAAAAACATCCAACCGGGCGAGGAAGTGAGCATCAGCT ACTCGATGCTGAACATGCTCTCCGACGACCGCAAACGGACGCTCCAGGAATGGGGCTTCAACTGCACCTGCGCCCTCTGCGgctcccccgccgccgacatcgccgcctcggACGCCCGGCGCGCGCGGCTGCAGCAGATCCTCGCGCGACTCACggacgagacggcgacggggccgtcgtcggccgcggccaTCGGGGAGCTGACGGCGGAGATGGACGGCGTGGTGGAGCGGGAGGGCctcgcggcgcaggcgggCGAGTTCTACGGCATGGTGGCGCGGGCGTACGCgcgggcgggcgaggccgggGCGGGCGCGAGGTACGCGCggatggcggtggagggCATGGAGCGGTTTGCGGggtacgacgacgagaggacggcggcggcgagggggcTTTTGGGGGAGTTGGGGAAAGTTGGGGGCGCGTGA
- a CDS encoding A/G-specific adenine glycosylase encodes MIERRSVRRQSSLAAAKRILAQVDDEPDDEPVRSISKRRKVAAKPREEDAFEADFAPRADDDDDDNDDEDGAKETKQKEEPEEIEGIEEALEPQPKRRKVEKTRKADTAKLHARLFGPSAQATATTKTTTTRPAEACSPRSRNHAVTYHSPLLLDGQPGRHGRDALLAWFDAVSTTRGMPWRKPWIDPREPRDDLRAALERRAYEVWISEIMLQQTRVAVVIDYWNRWMARWPTIQDLAAAPPEDVVSAWRGLGYYSRATRIHEAAKLVVGDPGWNGLMPADTAELEAKVPGVGRYTAGAISAIVFGRAAPMVDGNVLRVLSRQLGVFGNAKSDKTVIDLLWAAADALVKAVAKDGKDDDDDDDDDAEEKEPPTSDRPGRWGQALMELGSTVCTPKPNCGECPVTSTCRAYAEGLLLAAAKPRKGAGVVEDIEDLCSICEPFEEAAAAEDEAAASGGDSDTDAPKTARGAKKGAIKSRPAAKQATLSAFFSSKTTKDAEPSAPKQPAVNAKTLEVVANHAKRFPLKVVKKAVRSEEALVCAVRRRDGRFLVHRRPDKGLLAGLWELPSHTLPAATTTTKKGGSTAPSRRRDAQGYVAGLLDGNGGKPEVRHVVDLGSVPWLFSHLKLTMHVHLFEVDGDEDLGSSHVRHRWATAEEVDEESMGTGMRKCWALVRERMEE; translated from the coding sequence ATGATAGAGCGCCGCAGTGTCCGCCGACAGAGCTCACTCGCAGCGGCAAAGAGGATACTCGCCCAAGTCGATGATGAGCCAGACGATGAGCCGGTGAGGTCAATTTCAAAAAGGCGCAAAGTCGCCGCCAAACCTCGGGAAGAAGACGCGTTTGAAGCCGACTTTGCACCTCGTgcagacgacgatgatgacgacaacgacgacgaggatggggCCAAGGAAACCAAGCAAAAAGAGGAACCCGAGGAGATCGAGGGAATCGAGGAAGCACTAGAACCGCAGCCCAAGCGGCGCAAGGTGGAAAAGACGCGAAAGGCAGACACCGCAAAGCTTCATGCAAGACTCTTCGGCCCATCCGCacaggcgacggcgacgacgaagacgacgacgacccgcCCAGCAGAAGCCTGCTCACCTCGGTCGAGAAACCACGCCGTCACGTATCACAGTCCTCTGTTGCTCGACGGCCAGCCGGGACGCCATGGACGtgacgccctcctcgcctgGTTCGACGCCGTCAGCACCACGCGCGGCATGCCGTGGCGCAAGCCCTGGATCGACCCGCGAGAACCCCGCGACGACCTCCGTGCTGCCCTCGAGAGGCGCGCCTACGAGGTCTGGATCAGCGAGATCATGCTGCAGCAGAcccgcgtcgccgtcgtcatcgactaCTGGAACCGCTGGATGGCGCGGTGGCCCACCATCcaggacctcgccgccgcgccgcccgaggacgtcgtgAGCGCCTGGCGCGGCCTGGGGTACTACAGCCGCGCGACGCGCATCCACGAGGCCGCGAAGCTGGTCGTCGGTGACCCGGGCTGGAACGGCCTGATGCCCGCCGAcacggccgagctcgaggccaaggtccCCGGCGTGGGACGGTACACGGCCGGCGCCATTTCGgccatcgtcttcggccGGGCGGCGCCCATGGTCGACGGTAACGTGCTCCGCGTGCTGAGCCGGCAGCTGGGCGTGTTTGGCAACGCCAAGTCGGACAAGACCGTCATCGACCTGCTCTGGGCCGCGGCGGATGCGCTCGTGAAAGCCGTCGCGAAGGATggcaaggacgacgacgacgacgacgacgacgatgccgaagagaaggagccgccgacgagcgaTCGGCCCGGGCGATGGGGACAGGCCCTGATGGAGCTCGGCAGCACCGTCTGCACGCCCAAGCCGAACTGCGGCGAGTGTCCCGTCACGTCGACGTGTCGCGCctacgccgagggcctgctgTTGGCGGCCGCGAAGCCAAGAAAGGGGGCCGGGGTGGTGGAGGACATTGAGGACTTGTGCTCGATTTGCGAGCCCTttgaggaggcggcggcggcggaggatgAAGCAGCAGCGTCCGGGGGCGACTCAGACACGGATGCGCCCAAGACGGCCAGGGGAGCCAAAAAGGGGGCAATAAagtctcggccggcggcgaagcaaGCCACCCTGTCcgctttcttctcttccaaGACGACAAAAGATGCAGAGCCATCCGCGCCGAAGCAGCCGGCGGTGAACGCCAAAACGCTCGAGGTGGTCGCCAACCACGCCAAGAGGTTCCCGCTCAAGGTggtcaagaaggccgtccgATCGGAGGAGGCCCTCGTCtgcgccgtccgccgccgcgacggaCGTTTCCTGGTGCACCGGCGACCCGACaagggcctcctcgccgggcTGTGGGAGCTGCCGAGCCACacgctgccggcggcgacaacgacgacgaagaagggcggaagcacggcgccgtcaaggaggagggacgCGCAGGGGTACGTGGCTGGTCTGCTTGATGGCAACGGGGGGAAGCCCGAGGTGCGGCATGTCGTGGATCTCGGCAGCGTGCCATGGCTGTTTTCGCATCTCAAGCTGACGATGCACGTGCACTTGTTCGAGGTTGATGGGGACGAGGATCTCGGGTCGTCGCATGTGAGGCACCggtgggcgacggcggaggaggtggacgaggagtCGATGGGGACGGGGATGCGCAAGTGCTGGGCGCTAGTGAGggagaggatggaggagTAA
- a CDS encoding Phosphatidylethanolamine-binding protein, with the protein MSLSDHAEKLTRSLEQAKLVPGSAESLIPAGFAPTTKLEVSFAGKTVDAGNFFRAGECKVVPSVSFGAEAGASSGASYTLFLTDPDAPTPDNPQFAFWRHWVLPGLQPLSGEAAVAQTKPALTEFLGPGPKDDSKPHRYLFLLYREPEGLDLKKEDVGGEEFVQRRSWKPAEFAEKHGLKLVAANWMTCAGDGWTE; encoded by the exons ATGTCCCTCTCCGACcacgccgagaagctcacCCGCTCGCTCGAGCAGGCCAAGCTCGTGCCCGGGTCGGCCGAGTCGCTGATCCCCGCCGGGTTCGCGCCGACGACCAAGCTCGAGGTGTCGTTCGCGGGCAAGACGGTGGACGCGGGCAACTTCTTCCGCGCGGGCGAGTGCAAGGTGGTGCCGAGCGTGTCgttcggcgccgaggccggggcGAGCTCGGGCGCGTCCTACACCCTCTTCCTGACGGACCCGGACGCGCCGACGCCCGACAACCCGCAGTTCGCCTTCTGGAGGCACTGGGTGCTGCCGGGGTTGCAGCCCCTCAgcggggaggcggcggtcgcGCAGACGAAGCCGGCGCTGACCGAGTTCCTCGGACCCGGACCCAAGGACGA CTCGAAGCCGCACCGTTACCTCTTCCTGCTCTACCGGGAGCCCGAGGGCCTTGAtctcaagaaggaggacgtcggcggggaggagTTTGTGCAGAGGCGGTCGTGGAAGCCGGCCGAGTTCGCCGAGAAGCACGGCCTGAAGctggtcgccgccaactggATGACGtgcgccggcgacggctgGACCGAGTga